The proteins below are encoded in one region of Methanosarcina barkeri 3:
- a CDS encoding metallophosphoesterase, with protein MRILLIADIHANYEALETVLKVSHDRVICLGDIVDYGPDPDKCVDLMRMKGIPVIRGNHDNAVAFKVDCQCGYKYKHLSIATREYTWKILNRPEIEYLQKLPLVIKEEIDGKSLYLTHASPRSMFEYIKPETQDDEIQNMINEAAEPVETGFLIVGHSHIPMNRKLGNLTIINPGSVGQPRNGDPRASCAVFDTENGEVEYLRLDYDINSVCAKIKERMPHADELIAILRRGY; from the coding sequence ATGAGAATTCTGCTGATTGCCGACATCCATGCAAATTATGAAGCTTTAGAGACTGTTCTAAAAGTTTCTCATGATAGAGTTATCTGTCTCGGAGATATTGTTGACTATGGGCCTGATCCAGACAAATGTGTTGACCTTATGCGTATGAAAGGAATTCCTGTAATAAGAGGAAACCACGACAATGCAGTTGCTTTCAAGGTGGACTGCCAGTGCGGGTACAAATATAAGCATCTTTCAATTGCAACCAGGGAATATACCTGGAAAATCCTTAACAGACCCGAAATAGAATATCTTCAGAAATTACCACTCGTTATAAAAGAAGAAATTGATGGGAAAAGTCTCTACCTGACTCATGCAAGCCCGCGCTCGATGTTCGAGTACATAAAACCTGAAACCCAGGATGACGAAATCCAAAATATGATAAATGAAGCAGCAGAGCCTGTGGAAACAGGATTTCTTATTGTCGGGCATTCTCATATCCCCATGAACAGGAAGCTCGGAAACCTGACAATTATAAATCCGGGTTCAGTCGGACAGCCTAGAAACGGAGATCCCAGAGCAAGCTGTGCAGTTTTTGATACCGAAAATGGAGAAGTAGAGTACCTGCGCCTCGATTATGATATCAATTCGGTCTGCGCAAAAATTAAAGAAAGAATGCCTCATGCTGATGAACTTATAGCTATTCTAAGGCGAGGATACTAA
- a CDS encoding metallophosphoesterase, with the protein MIGIISDSHDNINAIQKAVELFNGKNVKAVLHAGDLVSPFTARAFRELESKFYFVFGNNDGDKVTLTKRFEEIGATSCGDFGDLTIDGLHIALLHGTNETLVKALAKSGEFDVVVRGHTHEPGVKIIEGVPVINPGEASGVLSEKSTVAILEISNLNIEIMQLELD; encoded by the coding sequence TTGATTGGAATTATTTCGGACTCACACGATAACATAAACGCTATCCAGAAAGCGGTAGAGTTGTTCAATGGAAAAAATGTAAAAGCCGTGCTGCACGCTGGAGATCTCGTTTCTCCGTTTACTGCTAGAGCCTTTAGGGAACTGGAGTCAAAATTTTATTTTGTGTTCGGAAATAACGATGGCGATAAAGTAACACTTACTAAGCGGTTTGAAGAAATTGGAGCTACTTCCTGCGGGGATTTTGGAGATCTGACAATTGACGGACTGCATATTGCCCTTCTCCATGGGACAAATGAGACTCTTGTCAAAGCGCTTGCCAAATCAGGTGAGTTTGATGTGGTAGTCCGAGGTCATACCCATGAACCAGGTGTCAAAATCATTGAAGGAGTTCCTGTAATAAATCCAGGAGAAGCCTCAGGCGTGCTTTCAGAAAAGTCAACGGTTGCCATTCTTGAGATCTCAAACCTTAACATTGAAATAATGCAGCTTGAACTTGACTAA
- a CDS encoding DUF366 family protein: MKCIVLPEKFDYDGSQISSLWAYNSFGVQEDSVVVFRGACDVKIEHMIDLEDRRANESIWSEDMVSFIIEHFDSTDLKLIYARQRFFTALVREYLSDFGVHTTREGDDLFLNGKKLTVSIASTSAVSQKIHFGINVSHNVYGNLKDAGIGEDKQVANFMQAVGKAYVREFEDIEKDLRKSRPLGII; encoded by the coding sequence ATGAAATGCATTGTTTTACCTGAGAAATTTGATTATGATGGGAGCCAGATTTCTTCTCTCTGGGCCTACAATAGTTTTGGAGTTCAGGAAGATTCGGTTGTAGTTTTCAGAGGGGCCTGCGACGTAAAAATTGAACACATGATCGACCTGGAAGACCGAAGGGCAAATGAATCGATCTGGTCTGAAGATATGGTAAGTTTCATTATCGAACATTTTGACTCTACAGACCTGAAACTTATATATGCACGGCAACGTTTTTTCACAGCTCTTGTAAGAGAGTACCTTTCAGATTTCGGAGTGCACACAACCCGGGAAGGAGATGACCTTTTCCTGAATGGTAAGAAACTGACAGTCTCTATTGCCAGTACCTCTGCGGTTTCACAAAAAATCCACTTCGGTATTAATGTATCTCACAATGTGTACGGAAATCTGAAAGATGCAGGGATCGGAGAAGACAAACAGGTTGCAAACTTTATGCAGGCAGTAGGAAAAGCCTATGTCCGTGAATTTGAGGATATAGAAAAGGATCTGAGAAAGTCCAGGCCTCTGGGGATTATATAA
- the queD gene encoding 6-carboxytetrahydropterin synthase QueD, which produces MTKMRLGVIDYIDSAHYLPGHGKCGRVHGHTYKIEVLVEGEVRESGMVIDFYDLKKGIKETLEEYDHTLLNEILEFPSSEHLCQHIHSRLLERFGFPLQVKVWEGEGKWCEMDNFSE; this is translated from the coding sequence ATGACAAAAATGAGATTGGGAGTCATTGACTATATTGATAGTGCCCATTACCTTCCTGGACACGGAAAATGCGGAAGAGTACACGGTCATACATATAAAATTGAGGTCCTTGTAGAAGGGGAGGTCAGGGAAAGTGGAATGGTTATCGATTTTTATGACCTGAAAAAGGGAATTAAAGAAACCCTTGAAGAATATGATCATACTCTGTTAAATGAAATCCTCGAATTTCCAAGTTCCGAGCACCTATGCCAGCACATTCACTCCCGACTCCTCGAAAGATTTGGTTTTCCGCTACAGGTAAAGGTCTGGGAAGGGGAAGGAAAATGGTGCGAAATGGATAATTTTTCGGAATAA
- a CDS encoding 7-carboxy-7-deazaguanine synthase QueE: MTTSDFISAPIREVFCSVQGEGPYVGVRQAFVRFSGCNLNCNYCDTDFANPGTCDYEQVEGSGSFEKIKNPVSVGQLEVMLHPFNKLHSVSLTGGEPLMHADFIETLNLALPLYLESNMTLPEQARKLTEKVTYVSGDFKLPASLRDIGSEARETHMENTVECFRLLRKNHSRDCFCKIVVDNSTELEVVTSAVEAIVPYVSCVILQPETPIGRDVTNLRPSGSIQASVQNIMQLQKSLLEIIDTRVIPQTHRMWGCL; the protein is encoded by the coding sequence ATGACGACTTCTGACTTTATTTCTGCTCCTATAAGGGAGGTCTTCTGTTCTGTGCAGGGTGAGGGCCCATATGTTGGAGTAAGGCAGGCTTTTGTCCGCTTTTCCGGCTGCAATCTCAATTGCAATTACTGTGATACTGACTTTGCAAACCCCGGAACCTGTGATTATGAGCAGGTGGAAGGGAGTGGAAGTTTTGAGAAGATCAAAAACCCTGTAAGTGTCGGCCAGCTGGAAGTTATGCTGCATCCTTTCAATAAGCTACATTCAGTCTCCCTGACAGGGGGAGAACCTCTCATGCATGCAGATTTCATAGAAACGTTGAATCTGGCCTTGCCACTTTATCTTGAATCCAATATGACTTTGCCTGAGCAGGCCAGAAAGCTTACTGAAAAGGTTACTTATGTGTCCGGAGATTTCAAACTTCCGGCATCACTCCGGGATATAGGGTCTGAAGCCCGGGAAACCCATATGGAAAATACAGTAGAGTGCTTCAGGCTTCTGAGAAAAAACCATTCAAGAGATTGCTTTTGCAAGATTGTTGTAGATAACAGTACGGAATTAGAAGTTGTAACTTCAGCTGTAGAAGCTATAGTTCCCTACGTATCCTGTGTGATACTTCAGCCTGAAACCCCTATTGGACGTGACGTAACGAATCTGAGACCTTCTGGATCTATACAGGCATCCGTACAGAATATTATGCAACTTCAGAAAAGCCTGCTTGAGATTATAGACACACGAGTTATCCCTCAGACCCACAGGATGTGGGGTTGTTTATAA
- the queC gene encoding 7-cyano-7-deazaguanine synthase QueC, with the protein MKAITLLSSGLDSVAALAIAAEDFGIEMAITFDYGQRAREREIEYSRKVCEYFEIEHRVIKLDWLSEITSTSLVNRDVEVPALSFEDIGETAPSEITDASAKAVWVPNRNGVMLNISGSFAESRKCDYIVVGFNGEEAGTFPDNSLAYVQAMDRAFSYSTQNGVKIFAPLIELGKTEIVRRALEAKAPLEYSWSCYHGGDIPCGECESCVRRARAFKNTGVKDPLLERLGI; encoded by the coding sequence ATGAAAGCTATAACCCTCCTGAGCAGCGGGCTTGATTCAGTTGCGGCGCTCGCAATCGCAGCGGAAGATTTTGGCATTGAGATGGCTATTACCTTTGATTATGGGCAGAGAGCCAGAGAGAGAGAAATTGAGTACTCACGAAAGGTATGTGAATACTTCGAAATTGAGCACAGGGTTATAAAACTGGACTGGCTTTCAGAAATAACATCTACTTCTCTCGTTAACAGGGATGTTGAAGTCCCAGCTTTATCGTTTGAGGACATTGGTGAAACGGCTCCTTCAGAAATTACAGACGCTTCAGCAAAAGCTGTCTGGGTACCTAACAGAAACGGAGTAATGCTCAATATCTCAGGGAGCTTTGCCGAAAGCAGGAAATGTGATTACATCGTAGTGGGCTTTAACGGAGAAGAGGCAGGCACTTTCCCTGACAATTCCCTTGCATACGTACAGGCAATGGACAGGGCTTTTTCCTACTCCACCCAGAACGGGGTAAAGATATTCGCTCCTCTAATTGAACTTGGAAAAACCGAAATCGTCAGAAGAGCTCTGGAAGCAAAAGCTCCGCTTGAGTATAGCTGGAGCTGCTATCATGGAGGAGATATCCCCTGCGGGGAATGCGAAAGCTGCGTGCGCAGGGCACGTGCGTTTAAAAATACAGGTGTAAAAGATCCTCTTCTGGAGAGACTTGGAATTTGA
- a CDS encoding putative zinc-binding protein, with the protein MEAAVKEPTDSLPGKVNEIKKTSGKKKSILIFACSGLSNTGKLTMQAASALAFRRPDLYRAAAAHKGVDAVEDALSDGFKILVLDGCSDRCATKKLEESGLKADVYMMVTELGIEKTMPSDVKPEYVEKIVRAIKEA; encoded by the coding sequence ATGGAAGCAGCAGTAAAGGAACCTACAGACTCTTTACCAGGCAAGGTAAATGAAATAAAAAAAACTTCCGGAAAAAAGAAAAGTATCCTCATTTTTGCCTGCTCTGGCCTTTCTAACACAGGAAAACTTACAATGCAGGCAGCATCAGCTCTTGCTTTCAGGAGACCTGACCTGTACAGGGCTGCAGCTGCTCATAAAGGAGTTGATGCAGTTGAAGATGCCTTATCAGACGGGTTTAAGATTCTTGTCCTGGACGGCTGCTCGGACCGCTGCGCCACAAAAAAGCTCGAAGAAAGTGGGTTGAAAGCCGACGTATATATGATGGTCACTGAACTCGGGATTGAAAAAACAATGCCTTCGGATGTGAAGCCAGAATATGTAGAGAAAATTGTCAGAGCTATAAAAGAAGCCTGA
- a CDS encoding hydantoinase/oxoprolinase family protein, translating to MHYSLGIDAGGTYTDAALVGDSDGKIVDSNKALTTYPDPLEGIKNVIDGLNPEYLENVKLVSVSTTLSTNTILEGTGFPVALILIGDHPVEKELPAEHVLFAAGGHNHNGEEVAALDLEAIEKFALRVKDKVSAFAISSYFSTRNPEHEIKARDLILELTGLPAVCGHELSQELGAYERAVTAFLNAQLIPITRQFVKSIISDITKRGINARLLMLKCDGSVVGIKDALKKPIETIFSGPAASLVGASYLSGLKTCAVVDVGGTSTDISSICMGVPDLSDEGAVVGGWKTRVRAIRMETTATGGDSHIWTVNRELFLGPRRVIPLAVAAVKYPDFLNNLKRTPMHAREDLGENIQPTKFFVRSGYPTGELSRAEAEVLEVIGEEPVSVTEINALIRKDVYPQTLDSLTRKRLVQAIGFTPTDALHVLGEYTAWNAEASRIGAERLARLMRMTPGEFCTAVKKRVARNMALHLLSYILAGVPYTSIAKILDGNYPAKFKLDIPVVLLGGPVRAYREELTKIIDAEILVPEHAEVGNAVGALVGKGIKRVEILIRPASLMSPDKYFLVFAPGSRLKFDTYPEALDTATTLGKKLVADYMRGCGLSENQVEISIDKRTISPDGWNHPPMETNLLIMGIGIRGLHV from the coding sequence ATCTCGAAAACGTAAAGCTGGTTTCGGTCTCAACGACCCTTTCAACCAATACAATTCTTGAAGGCACAGGTTTTCCTGTAGCCCTTATCCTTATAGGAGACCATCCGGTCGAAAAAGAATTACCGGCAGAACATGTACTTTTTGCTGCAGGCGGGCATAACCACAATGGAGAAGAGGTTGCTGCCCTTGACCTTGAAGCTATCGAGAAGTTTGCTCTGCGGGTCAAGGATAAGGTTTCAGCTTTTGCAATATCGTCCTATTTTAGCACAAGAAATCCTGAACATGAAATCAAGGCCAGAGACTTGATTCTTGAACTTACGGGGCTGCCTGCGGTCTGCGGCCATGAGCTTTCCCAGGAACTGGGAGCTTACGAAAGGGCTGTAACGGCTTTTCTCAATGCCCAGCTCATCCCTATAACAAGGCAGTTTGTGAAGTCCATTATTTCAGATATCACGAAGCGTGGGATTAACGCACGGCTACTTATGCTCAAATGCGATGGTTCGGTAGTGGGAATAAAAGATGCCCTGAAAAAACCCATTGAAACTATCTTTTCAGGCCCTGCAGCAAGCCTTGTAGGAGCTTCTTACCTTTCAGGGCTCAAGACCTGCGCAGTTGTGGACGTAGGTGGCACAAGCACTGACATCTCCTCAATCTGTATGGGCGTTCCCGACCTGAGCGACGAAGGAGCCGTTGTAGGAGGCTGGAAGACCCGTGTCAGGGCAATAAGGATGGAGACGACGGCTACAGGTGGGGACAGCCATATCTGGACCGTTAACAGGGAACTCTTCCTTGGTCCCAGGCGAGTCATTCCTCTGGCAGTAGCTGCGGTAAAGTATCCTGATTTCTTGAACAACCTCAAAAGAACGCCTATGCATGCCAGAGAAGATCTTGGAGAAAACATTCAGCCAACAAAGTTTTTTGTAAGATCCGGCTACCCTACCGGAGAACTGAGCAGAGCTGAAGCCGAGGTACTGGAGGTCATCGGGGAAGAGCCTGTTTCGGTAACTGAAATCAACGCACTTATCCGAAAAGATGTCTATCCTCAGACATTAGATTCCCTTACCAGAAAACGCCTCGTACAGGCAATTGGCTTTACCCCTACTGATGCTTTGCATGTACTGGGAGAGTATACAGCCTGGAATGCCGAAGCTTCCAGGATAGGCGCAGAAAGGCTTGCAAGACTTATGCGCATGACCCCAGGAGAGTTTTGCACTGCCGTAAAAAAGAGGGTTGCAAGGAATATGGCACTTCATCTGTTGTCTTATATTCTTGCAGGCGTTCCATACACATCCATTGCAAAAATCCTGGATGGAAACTATCCTGCCAAATTCAAACTGGACATTCCGGTTGTGTTGCTTGGAGGACCTGTCCGGGCATATAGGGAAGAGTTAACGAAAATTATTGATGCGGAAATTCTCGTTCCCGAGCACGCTGAGGTAGGAAATGCAGTTGGAGCCCTTGTGGGAAAAGGCATTAAAAGAGTTGAAATTCTAATACGTCCAGCTAGTCTCATGTCTCCAGATAAGTATTTCCTGGTCTTTGCCCCTGGCAGCAGGCTGAAATTCGATACATATCCGGAAGCCCTTGATACTGCAACCACACTTGGGAAAAAGCTTGTTGCGGATTACATGCGAGGCTGCGGCCTTAGTGAAAATCAGGTCGAAATTTCCATTGATAAAAGGACGATTTCGCCTGATGGGTGGAATCATCCACCTATGGAAACCAATTTACTGATAATGGGAATAGGCATACGCGGACTACATGTTTGA